The following nucleotide sequence is from Paenibacillus odorifer.
AAAAGGGTATAAAGCGATTCTTGTCATGCCTGATAATATGACCAAGGAACGAATCAATATTCTAAAGGCTTATGGTGCGGATGTTGTGCTGACGCCGGCAGCAGAACGGATGCCGGGAGCTATAGCAAAAGCGATTGAGCTGGGAAAAGAAGTGGAGAACAGTTTTATTCCACAGCAATTCGAGAACAAAGCCAACCCTGATATTCACCGGACAACGACCGCTCTGGAAATCTTGGAGCAAATGGAAGGTAAGCTGGATGTGTTTGTTGCTTCATCAGGAACTGGGGGCACGATAACTGGAACCGGTGAGGTTTTGCGTGAGCATCTACCTGATATCCGGATTCTTGTGGTTGAGCCGCAAGGCTCGCCCGTATTATCTGGAGGAAAGCCAGGACCACATAAGCTGGTAGGAACGAGTCCGGGCTTTGTGCCCGCAATTTTGAATACACAGGTCTACGATGACATCGTTCAGGTCGCGGATGAAGCTGCCTTGGAGACGGTAAGAAGGCTGGCTGCAAAAGAAGGAATTCTGCTGGGTCCATCCGGTGGTGCCACTGTATGGGCGGCGTTGCAGGAAGCGCGTCGTCTTGGGGCTGGCAAACGCGTGCTTTGCATTGCACCTGACACAGGGGAACGGTATCTTAGTATGGGAATATTTTAGTTTCGTCTGGAGGAATGGGAATGAATAAGCTCAGTGTGAGTTTTCTTATTGTTCTACTGCTGGCGGGCTGCTCAGGCTCTAACAAGCCAACCCCTTCTCCAAGTGCAGAGCCAACACCAACGGCAAGCATGCAGCAGCCAGCAACTTATCTGGAAGCTGGAAAGCTGAAGGCGAATTTTGGTTTTGCAGATGAGTCTGGCAAGAGCATCTTAGTCACCGGGCAGGAAAAAGGGCTGGATGCGCAAATGCAACAATTGAATGAGGCGATCGGCGATCATGGGCAAGTGCTAAAAGTGAAGTTGAATAAATGGCAGGAGGGTACGGAGAACAGTAATGGCCGGGAGATGGCTCACAATTTTGTGAATCTGCCAGGGTATCTTTATACGGTTGAAGAGGGGAA
It contains:
- the cysK gene encoding cysteine synthase A, giving the protein MTSLVVNNITELIGNTPVVRLNRLTSPQDAELYVKLELFNPSGSVKDRAAYNLILQAELAGLLKPGGTIIEPTSGNTGIGLAMNAAAKGYKAILVMPDNMTKERINILKAYGADVVLTPAAERMPGAIAKAIELGKEVENSFIPQQFENKANPDIHRTTTALEILEQMEGKLDVFVASSGTGGTITGTGEVLREHLPDIRILVVEPQGSPVLSGGKPGPHKLVGTSPGFVPAILNTQVYDDIVQVADEAALETVRRLAAKEGILLGPSGGATVWAALQEARRLGAGKRVLCIAPDTGERYLSMGIF